The nucleotide sequence GGCAATCAACTTTATTTTCCTCGATACGGTTGAAGATGCTATCAACGCTGCCCTGGAACCTGCGCCGAAACCAAAGAAAAAACGCTCCAAGAAGCCGAAAGAAAACCCCAGCGAGGAGGCATCTGCATAGCAGATCGGGTATGGGTAGATTAATGCTTATTGACGACAATGAGGTTGTCGTCAATCTCTTGAAAACATTGCTGGAAATGGAGGGTTTTGAAATTATCACCAATCCACAAGGTGATTTTCTGGAAGCTATCCAGCGCGAAGAACCGGATCTGATCCTTATGGATGTTTATCTTAAGGATGATGCCGGAAGAGACGTTGACGGTTTTCAATTTCTCGATGCTATTCGCCAGAATTTTAATCTGTC is from Chloroflexota bacterium and encodes:
- a CDS encoding response regulator, with product MGRLMLIDDNEVVVNLLKTLLEMEGFEIITNPQGDFLEAIQREEPDLILMDVYLKDDAGRDVDGFQFLDAIRQNFNLSDTRIIMSSGIDFRAESKKRNANGFILKPYMPDDLIQLINHVLAV